From a single Nicotiana tabacum cultivar K326 chromosome 8, ASM71507v2, whole genome shotgun sequence genomic region:
- the LOC107772831 gene encoding AT-hook motif nuclear-localized protein 8-like isoform X1 yields the protein MNSQESQPGHHQPHPHLHSLPHQLHHPHHQQPHGIMAALPQQHQHQHQHNSYGLPDNVNNMKLPQQQNPGFALDYIDGGPSSPRGTSPARKKRGRPRKYSPSPDGNNIALGLSPTPLLTPISDSAAGGGPATPSSENSSKKLRGRPPTPLKKQLDALGTGGVGFTPHVILVNVGEDIASKLLAFSEQGPRTVCILSAHGAIRNVILRQPAMGGSTVTCEGRFEIISLSGSFFRSESNSGRTSSLSVSLAGSDGRVLGGGVAGLLTAATPVQVIVGSFIAEGKKPKSKTPSSTPPPSNMLNFGAPHLGASLPSQDASSDSSDENGGSPLSHEQGPYGNAGQPLHGMPMYANMGWPNNSMKMVP from the exons ATGAATTCCCAAGAATCCCAACCCGGCCACCATCAACCCCACCCCCATCTTCACTCCCTACCCCACCAACtccaccacccccaccaccaaCAACCCCACGGAATAATGGCGGCGCTGCCTCAACAACACCAACACCAACACCAACACAATTCGTACGGTTTGCCTGACAACGTTAATAATATGAAACTACCGCAACAACAAAACCCTGGATTTGCTTTAGATTACATTGATGGTGGGCCGTCGTCACCTAGGGGTACTTCGCCGGCAAGGAAGAAGCGAGGGCGGCCCAGAAAGTACTCTCCTAGTCCTGATGGTAACAACATAGCTTTGGGCCTCTCTCCTACTCCACTACTTACTCCCATTTCTGATTCTGCTGCTGGTGGTGGGCCCGCTACTCCCTCTTCTGAAAACTCCTCCAAGAAGCTCAGAGGCAGACCTCCTACCCCTTTAAAGAAACAGCTCGACGCACTAG GTACAGGCGGAGTTGGCTTTACACCACATGTAATCTTGGTGAACGTTGGGGAg GACATAGCATCGAAGCTACTGGCTTTCTCAGAGCAAGGACCGCGTACAGTTTGCATTCTATCTGCACATGGAGCCATTCGTAATGTCATCCTCCGGCAACCAGCCATGGGTGGTAGCACTGTGACTTGCGAG GGCCGATTTGAAATCATCTCTTTATCAGGTTCGTTCTTCCGCTCTGAAAGTAACAGTGGCAGAACAAGTAGTCTAAGTGTGTCACTGGCCGGGTCAGACGGTAGAGTTTTGGGCGGTGGAGTTGCAGGACTGCTCACGGCTGCAACACCAGTACAG GTGATTGTGGGTAGCTTCATTGCGGAGGGGAAAAAGCCGAAGTCTAAGACACCATCTTCAACACCACCACCTTCCAATATGTTGAATTTTGGTGCTCCGCACTTGGGGGCGAGCCTTCCTTCCCAGGATGCCTCAAGCGACTCATCTGATGAAAATGGGGGTAGTCCTCTCAGTCATGAACAAGGACCTTATGGTAATGCAGGTCAACCATTGCACGGTATGCCAATGTATGCAAACATGGGCTGGCCAAACAACAGTATGAAAATGGTTCCTTAA
- the LOC107772831 gene encoding AT-hook motif nuclear-localized protein 8-like isoform X2, whose product MNSQESQPGHHQPHPHLHSLPHQLHHPHHQQPHGIMAALPQQHQHQHQHNSYGLPDNVNNMKLPQQQNPGFALDYIDGGPSSPRGTSPARKKRGRPRKYSPSPDGNNIALGLSPTPLLTPISDSAAGGGPATPSSENSSKKLRGRPPTPLKKQLDALGTGGVGFTPHVILVNVGEDIASKLLAFSEQGPRTVCILSAHGAIRNVILRQPAMGGSTVTCEGRFEIISLSGSFFRSESNSGRTSSLSVSLAGSDGRVLGGGVAGLLTAATPVQFLAR is encoded by the exons ATGAATTCCCAAGAATCCCAACCCGGCCACCATCAACCCCACCCCCATCTTCACTCCCTACCCCACCAACtccaccacccccaccaccaaCAACCCCACGGAATAATGGCGGCGCTGCCTCAACAACACCAACACCAACACCAACACAATTCGTACGGTTTGCCTGACAACGTTAATAATATGAAACTACCGCAACAACAAAACCCTGGATTTGCTTTAGATTACATTGATGGTGGGCCGTCGTCACCTAGGGGTACTTCGCCGGCAAGGAAGAAGCGAGGGCGGCCCAGAAAGTACTCTCCTAGTCCTGATGGTAACAACATAGCTTTGGGCCTCTCTCCTACTCCACTACTTACTCCCATTTCTGATTCTGCTGCTGGTGGTGGGCCCGCTACTCCCTCTTCTGAAAACTCCTCCAAGAAGCTCAGAGGCAGACCTCCTACCCCTTTAAAGAAACAGCTCGACGCACTAG GTACAGGCGGAGTTGGCTTTACACCACATGTAATCTTGGTGAACGTTGGGGAg GACATAGCATCGAAGCTACTGGCTTTCTCAGAGCAAGGACCGCGTACAGTTTGCATTCTATCTGCACATGGAGCCATTCGTAATGTCATCCTCCGGCAACCAGCCATGGGTGGTAGCACTGTGACTTGCGAG GGCCGATTTGAAATCATCTCTTTATCAGGTTCGTTCTTCCGCTCTGAAAGTAACAGTGGCAGAACAAGTAGTCTAAGTGTGTCACTGGCCGGGTCAGACGGTAGAGTTTTGGGCGGTGGAGTTGCAGGACTGCTCACGGCTGCAACACCAGTACAG TTCCTCGCCAGGTGA